A window of the Rhodothermales bacterium genome harbors these coding sequences:
- the mltG gene encoding endolytic transglycosylase MltG has translation MRKKLMIALLSLTILFVAGAVCGYWVVFGSNTPAFDGERSVKIPPGASFAAAQDSLVAAGVLERPWTFNLMATATGWGEQIKEGHYLFEAGRSNRDLLDVLRRGLQAPVRITVPPGSRPQVVAEAVASRLYFPPEDFLQALRDPALAAELNTDTTRLFSYMLPETYFVYWLSDARSVVKKIKGEFDQFVSEEMRAAAARQKLSVDDVLTVASIVEWETNHVPEKPRVAGVYLNRLRQGWRLDADPTIQYALLQIEGQRRRLFFRDYQLHHPYNTYTFRGLPPGPINNPSRSSIEAVIAPESHDYMFFVALGDGSHAFTRTLGEHRRASQNFHNLMRERRRQQALEQQALESTGK, from the coding sequence ATGAGGAAGAAGCTGATGATTGCCCTGCTGTCGTTGACGATCCTGTTCGTCGCAGGCGCTGTGTGCGGCTACTGGGTCGTTTTCGGCTCGAATACGCCGGCGTTTGATGGCGAACGCAGCGTCAAGATCCCTCCAGGCGCGTCGTTCGCCGCCGCGCAGGATTCGCTCGTGGCGGCCGGCGTACTGGAACGGCCCTGGACGTTTAATCTCATGGCTACCGCCACGGGCTGGGGGGAACAGATCAAGGAGGGACACTACCTCTTCGAAGCCGGCCGCTCGAACCGCGACCTGCTGGATGTCCTCCGGCGCGGCCTCCAGGCGCCCGTACGCATCACCGTCCCCCCCGGTTCGCGCCCACAGGTCGTCGCCGAAGCGGTCGCCAGCCGGCTCTACTTCCCACCCGAGGACTTCCTCCAGGCCCTCCGCGATCCGGCCCTCGCCGCCGAACTGAATACGGACACCACGCGACTGTTCAGCTATATGCTGCCGGAAACCTACTTTGTCTACTGGCTTTCCGACGCCCGTTCGGTGGTCAAAAAAATCAAGGGGGAGTTCGACCAATTCGTCTCCGAGGAGATGCGTGCGGCGGCGGCTCGTCAGAAGTTATCGGTCGACGATGTGCTCACGGTAGCCTCGATCGTTGAATGGGAGACGAATCACGTGCCGGAAAAGCCTCGGGTCGCCGGTGTTTACCTGAATCGGCTCCGGCAGGGATGGCGGCTCGATGCGGACCCCACTATCCAGTACGCCCTGCTCCAGATCGAAGGCCAGCGGCGGCGGCTCTTTTTCAGGGACTATCAGCTCCATCATCCCTACAATACCTACACGTTTCGAGGCCTACCCCCGGGCCCGATCAATAACCCGTCACGCTCCTCCATCGAAGCAGTGATCGCTCCGGAAAGCCACGATTACATGTTCTTCGTAGCCCTCGGCGACGGAAGCCACGCCTTCACCCGCACCCTAGGCGAACATCGCCGCGCCTCGCAGAACTTCCATAATCTCATGCGCGAACGTCGACGCCAGCAGGCGCTCGAACAACAGGCGCTGGAAAGTACCGGTAAGTAA
- a CDS encoding chorismate mutase, whose protein sequence is MVTETVQELLAPLAGGRPATPPSPTMDDIGPWRDCIDALDRAIMCLLNERVVCANAIGQIKKVHGAGVYDPRREERVIQNVLQHNAGPLSNEAARRLFERIIDESRAQERQHYQEKPNVDE, encoded by the coding sequence ATGGTTACCGAAACGGTGCAAGAGCTGCTGGCTCCCCTCGCCGGCGGACGCCCCGCGACGCCGCCATCCCCGACGATGGACGACATCGGGCCGTGGCGGGACTGCATCGACGCGCTGGACCGCGCCATCATGTGTCTGCTGAATGAGCGGGTCGTCTGTGCCAATGCGATCGGGCAGATTAAAAAAGTCCACGGTGCCGGCGTCTACGACCCCCGGCGCGAGGAACGTGTCATCCAGAATGTGCTTCAACACAACGCCGGTCCCCTGTCGAACGAGGCCGCGCGGCGCCTGTTCGAGCGTATCATAGACGAATCCCGAGCCCAGGAACGCCAACATTACCAGGAAAAACCCAACGTTGACGAGTGA
- the tsaD gene encoding tRNA (adenosine(37)-N6)-threonylcarbamoyltransferase complex transferase subunit TsaD, producing the protein MATSPILIGIETSCDDTAAAIVDGPTLLSSVVSSQWVHAQFGGVVPELASRAHQQLIVPIVQAAMDEAGVRPANLGAVAVTYGPGLAGSLLVGLSFAKTLALGLGIPLIGVNHLEGHIYSARITPPAPPFPYLCLIVSGGHTQLMVVEEGFSHRMLGKTRDDAAGEAFDKVAKLLGLGYPGGPEIDRIARDGDPAFHAFPRPRLGRYEFSFSGLKTSVLYFLNAFSPQERAVFLASHLADLCASFQRAIVDVLIAAVCDAVAETGIRHVALVGGVSANSALRAAAHEAAAVHGFSLYIPPLAYCMDNAAMIAITGYYKHIAGLHSPLTLTAAPDLSV; encoded by the coding sequence ATGGCGACCTCTCCGATCCTTATCGGCATCGAAACCTCGTGTGATGATACCGCCGCGGCCATTGTCGACGGGCCGACGCTCCTGAGCAGCGTGGTGTCCTCCCAGTGGGTCCACGCTCAATTTGGCGGAGTCGTGCCCGAGCTCGCGTCGCGCGCTCACCAGCAGCTGATCGTACCGATCGTGCAGGCAGCGATGGACGAGGCGGGGGTGCGGCCGGCAAACCTGGGCGCTGTCGCCGTGACCTATGGGCCGGGGCTGGCCGGCTCCCTACTGGTGGGGCTCAGTTTCGCCAAGACGCTGGCGCTCGGCCTGGGCATCCCGCTGATCGGTGTCAATCACCTGGAGGGTCATATCTATTCGGCCCGGATTACCCCCCCGGCCCCCCCGTTTCCTTACCTCTGTCTGATCGTCTCCGGTGGTCATACGCAACTGATGGTTGTCGAGGAAGGGTTTTCACACCGGATGCTCGGAAAGACACGCGACGACGCGGCCGGCGAAGCCTTCGACAAGGTGGCCAAACTGCTTGGCCTTGGTTATCCGGGCGGCCCTGAAATCGATCGCATCGCGCGCGATGGGGACCCCGCGTTCCATGCCTTTCCCAGGCCTCGGCTCGGGCGGTACGAATTCTCGTTTAGCGGACTCAAAACCTCGGTCCTGTATTTTCTGAACGCGTTTTCGCCGCAGGAGCGCGCCGTCTTCCTGGCCTCGCACCTGGCCGACCTGTGCGCGTCGTTTCAGCGCGCCATTGTCGACGTACTCATCGCCGCCGTCTGCGACGCGGTTGCCGAAACAGGAATACGCCACGTGGCGCTTGTGGGCGGCGTGTCGGCCAACAGCGCGTTGCGTGCAGCGGCGCACGAAGCCGCGGCGGTTCACGGTTTTTCGCTGTACATTCCTCCACTGGCGTATTGCATGGACAACGCGGCCATGATCGCGATTACGGGCTACTACAAGCATATCGCCGGCCTCCACAGCCCGCTCACCCTCACCGCTGCGCCCGATCTATCGGTCTGA
- a CDS encoding LytR C-terminal domain-containing protein codes for MAEPGITPTTPDPNGPPQSALNVSLIVLGGAVLILLFSLLTRLLFPASDPAREDNPGHFVGQVLQVEVRNGCGVSGLASTMTTYLRRRGFDVVEVGDSPDFDQEFTMVYDRVGDLEAARKLAQAIGIPEERVVQDINPEEFLDASVVIGNDYATLKPFQE; via the coding sequence ATGGCTGAACCCGGTATCACACCAACCACCCCGGATCCAAACGGGCCTCCTCAGAGCGCCCTCAACGTCTCGCTCATCGTGTTGGGGGGGGCCGTGCTGATCCTGTTGTTCTCGCTACTTACGAGGCTCCTGTTCCCGGCTTCAGATCCGGCGCGGGAAGACAATCCAGGCCACTTTGTCGGGCAGGTACTCCAGGTAGAGGTACGAAACGGGTGTGGGGTGTCGGGCCTGGCATCGACGATGACAACCTATTTGCGCCGGCGCGGGTTTGATGTGGTTGAAGTGGGCGACTCTCCCGATTTCGACCAGGAGTTCACGATGGTGTACGACCGCGTTGGAGACCTCGAAGCCGCCCGGAAACTCGCCCAGGCCATTGGCATCCCCGAGGAACGGGTCGTCCAGGATATCAACCCGGAAGAATTTCTAGACGCCAGTGTCGTCATTGGCAACGATTACGCGACCCTGAAGCCTTTTCAAGAGTAA
- the rsfS gene encoding ribosome silencing factor, with protein sequence MPAKKIELLPKRTPEKKRTTHAPVRQLAELAVEGILSKKGEHIVLMDMRAVSGIADLFVVCTGTSDMQIKAIMDAIEDAIREGTGERPWHVEGSNGLQWVLLDYVDMVLHVFNPEKRAFYDLERLWGDAPMERVPDDADHPAIALLKTFDPA encoded by the coding sequence ATGCCCGCTAAAAAGATCGAACTACTTCCCAAACGCACGCCTGAAAAGAAGCGAACCACGCACGCGCCAGTACGCCAACTCGCCGAGCTGGCCGTAGAGGGTATCCTGTCGAAGAAAGGGGAGCACATCGTCTTGATGGATATGCGGGCGGTGAGCGGTATTGCCGATCTGTTCGTGGTATGCACCGGCACCTCCGATATGCAGATCAAAGCGATCATGGATGCGATCGAGGATGCGATTCGAGAAGGCACGGGCGAGCGCCCCTGGCATGTGGAGGGCTCCAATGGCCTCCAATGGGTATTACTCGACTACGTCGATATGGTGCTACACGTTTTTAACCCTGAAAAACGTGCGTTCTACGATCTGGAGCGCCTGTGGGGCGATGCGCCAATGGAACGGGTGCCGGATGACGCCGACCACCCCGCGATCGCGCTGTTGAAGACATTTGATCCGGCGTAA
- a CDS encoding choice-of-anchor V domain-containing protein, giving the protein MKRRFIALLPLAAFVLYPLVAHTDKDGAEARRTGAPGNDTCATSGCHDDGTPNSGPGSVTVSASTSGPFAPGDTVEFTVTVAETGLSVFGFQATVKKASNSGNTGRLLLAPNTEYSDAIGDYITHSKVLESNNTGSWTLRWVAPDTNPGDVIIYAAGVASNASGSRFGDKVYTSSTTLPVQVGTEESDTIPGFNLISAYPNPAVSNTTITYSVDRSETMALSVYDARGRRVLQETLGAPTAGAHQHVLGVDGLSSGVYFYEISTPTRKESKPLLIIH; this is encoded by the coding sequence ATGAAACGACGTTTTATAGCCCTTCTTCCTCTCGCTGCGTTTGTCCTCTATCCGCTCGTCGCACATACGGACAAAGACGGCGCTGAGGCCCGACGAACCGGGGCGCCCGGTAACGACACCTGCGCCACAAGTGGTTGTCACGATGATGGTACACCCAATTCCGGACCGGGGTCGGTCACTGTTTCGGCCTCTACTTCAGGCCCATTTGCGCCGGGAGATACCGTCGAGTTCACCGTTACCGTCGCCGAAACGGGCTTGAGTGTTTTTGGCTTCCAGGCGACCGTTAAGAAAGCCAGCAACTCGGGTAACACCGGCCGGCTCCTCCTCGCGCCGAATACCGAATACTCGGACGCCATCGGGGATTACATAACGCACAGCAAGGTGCTCGAAAGTAACAATACGGGCTCCTGGACCTTGCGCTGGGTGGCGCCGGACACGAATCCGGGGGATGTGATCATCTACGCGGCCGGCGTGGCCTCAAATGCAAGTGGGAGTCGATTTGGTGATAAAGTCTATACTTCAAGCACAACGCTCCCAGTCCAGGTCGGCACAGAAGAGTCGGACACGATTCCGGGCTTCAACCTGATTTCTGCCTACCCCAATCCTGCCGTTTCGAACACAACCATTACGTACTCGGTTGATCGGTCCGAGACTATGGCGTTATCGGTCTACGACGCCCGCGGCCGTCGCGTGCTCCAAGAAACACTCGGCGCTCCTACGGCCGGGGCCCACCAGCACGTACTAGGCGTCGATGGACTGTCGAGCGGAGTGTATTTCTATGAGATCAGCACGCCGACACGCAAGGAGAGTAAGCCGCTCCTCATTATTCATTGA
- a CDS encoding DUF423 domain-containing protein codes for MDIPAEARVYAGTGAILAGVAVMAGAFGAHGLRDLVTPERLATFETAARYLMYHGLALVVVGWMMTTMPRTGLTWTARLFLAGSALFSGSLFALVLFDWPALGIVTPLGGVAFIAGWLVLARTLLRR; via the coding sequence ATGGATATCCCTGCTGAGGCCCGAGTCTATGCTGGTACAGGCGCGATCCTGGCTGGAGTGGCCGTGATGGCCGGCGCCTTCGGCGCTCATGGCTTGCGCGATCTCGTGACGCCGGAACGGCTCGCGACGTTTGAGACGGCGGCCCGGTACCTCATGTACCACGGCCTGGCGCTTGTCGTGGTCGGATGGATGATGACCACCATGCCGCGTACCGGACTTACCTGGACCGCGCGCCTTTTCCTGGCCGGCTCGGCCCTGTTCTCGGGCAGTCTGTTCGCACTCGTCCTCTTCGATTGGCCCGCGTTGGGCATCGTCACCCCGCTTGGTGGGGTTGCGTTTATCGCCGGCTGGCTCGTACTGGCGAGAACGCTTCTGCGACGCTGA
- the lipB gene encoding lipoyl(octanoyl) transferase LipB — MPQHILICRLGRVPYAPAWALQRQIQTRLVEAKRAEPPRSIPHVILEVEHPPVYTLGKSGNPEHLLATEAELAAQGATFHHIDRGGDITYHGPGQLVVYPILDLDRFTPDIHRYLRELEEAVIRSCADFGVPAERVAGRTGVWVPADEWGGERKICAMGIRCSRWVTMHGLALNINTDLSFFSRIIPCGIVNRDVTSLAREAGHAVDEGRVAERLEAHFAERFNATIDVSDGAGAYDILASFLGQSLDPELAPDLLSR; from the coding sequence GTGCCCCAGCACATCCTCATATGCCGGCTCGGCAGGGTGCCCTATGCGCCGGCGTGGGCGTTGCAGCGTCAGATCCAGACGCGGCTCGTTGAGGCCAAGCGGGCCGAGCCGCCCCGTTCGATCCCGCACGTGATCCTGGAGGTAGAGCATCCGCCCGTGTATACCCTCGGCAAAAGCGGCAATCCTGAACACCTGCTGGCCACGGAAGCGGAGTTGGCGGCACAGGGGGCAACTTTCCACCACATCGACCGAGGCGGCGACATCACGTACCACGGGCCGGGCCAGCTTGTTGTATATCCGATCCTAGACCTGGACCGGTTCACCCCCGATATCCATCGGTATTTGCGAGAACTAGAGGAAGCCGTGATACGCTCCTGCGCCGATTTTGGGGTGCCGGCCGAGCGGGTGGCAGGGCGGACGGGGGTCTGGGTGCCGGCGGATGAATGGGGCGGGGAGCGTAAGATCTGCGCAATGGGCATCCGGTGTAGCCGATGGGTGACGATGCACGGGCTGGCCCTTAACATCAATACTGACCTCTCCTTCTTCTCTCGGATCATCCCGTGTGGCATCGTCAATCGGGATGTAACGTCGTTGGCCCGCGAAGCCGGCCACGCGGTCGACGAAGGGCGCGTGGCCGAGCGCCTGGAGGCCCATTTCGCGGAGCGGTTCAACGCCACCATCGACGTGTCTGACGGCGCCGGCGCCTACGACATCCTGGCGTCGTTTCTGGGTCAATCCCTTGACCCCGAGCTCGCCCCAGACCTCCTTTCACGCTAA